A stretch of DNA from Planococcus antarcticus DSM 14505:
CAATGGCTATCATTCCTAGATTCAAACTGACGAAAAATGTGATCAGGATCATAATCAATAAGACCGCAATTGCCAAAAATGTCTTTTTATAAGCTTGCATTAGAGCCCTCTCCCTTCATTTCGGGCAAGATAAAGGAAGAAAGGCACACCAATCAGAGCAGTTATTGCCCCAACTGGCGTTTCATATGGGGCATTGATCATTCGGGCTCCTACATCCGCAAAGACTAATAATAATGCGCCCAGGATGGCGGAGCAAGGGATGATCCACCGGTAGTCCATGCCTACCAGGAATCTTGTAATATGCGGTATTACAAGTCCAATAAAACCAATAGTTCCGGCCACACTCACTGCTGCCCCAGTCAACAACAGTACGACCAAAGTTCCCAGAATTTTCACCAGGACGGTCTTTTGACCAAGTCCCTTGGCGACATCATCACCGAGACTAAGCACAGTTATAGATCGCGACAGAACCATAGCCAAACTAATGCTAATGAAAGCGACAGGAATCATTAATTGTACGCTGATCCACTGTGTACCGGCTACTCCCCCCGCATACCAAAAACTCATATCCTGTGCAACATTGTAGTGAATAGCTATAGCAGAAGAGATGGAGCTTAAAAAAGCTCCAACTGCAGTCCCTGCAAGAGCTAGTTTTACAGGAGTCAGGCCTCCTTTAGAAAAGGCACCTATCCCGAAAACAATCGCAGCAGCTATACCCGCGCCCAAAAATGACATTCCCATCAGCCCTAAATAAGAAGTACCAGGTAAGAAAGCCAAGGCGATTGCGATCATAAAAGCTGATCCGGCACTAATTCCCATAATAGAAGGTGAGGCAAGTGGATTTCTTGTTATCCCTTGCATAATCGCTCCAGAAACTGCCAGGGAAGCACC
This window harbors:
- a CDS encoding FecCD family ABC transporter permease, whose amino-acid sequence is MIIILIIDVSETFLYHKIYDNDSHFEEKELQRAVYSMILQKRKPDNTTSATLEDDNDGSEKIRSRPIFASVILIGGLALLVISFGISISLGAADIDFRTVWSGIFQYDETLTTHQIIYELRLPRTLAAALVGASLAVSGAIMQGITRNPLASPSIMGISAGSAFMIAIALAFLPGTSYLGLMGMSFLGAGIAAAIVFGIGAFSKGGLTPVKLALAGTAVGAFLSSISSAIAIHYNVAQDMSFWYAGGVAGTQWISVQLMIPVAFISISLAMVLSRSITVLSLGDDVAKGLGQKTVLVKILGTLVVLLLTGAAVSVAGTIGFIGLVIPHITRFLVGMDYRWIIPCSAILGALLLVFADVGARMINAPYETPVGAITALIGVPFFLYLARNEGRGL